Proteins encoded by one window of Acetivibrio thermocellus ATCC 27405:
- a CDS encoding IS256-like element ISCth4 family transposase: protein MARKRIITPEKKELIRNLISEYNITSAKDLQEALKDLLGDTIQNMLEAELDEHLGYEKYESTEEAKSNYRNGYTSKTLKSSVGQVEIDIPRDRNAEFEPKIVPRYKRDISEIENKIIAMYARGMSTREINEQIQEIYGFEVSAEMVSKITDKILPEIEEWQKRPLGEVYPIVFIDAIHFSVKNDGIVGKKAVYIVLAIDIEGQKDVIGIYVGENESSKFWLSVLNDLKNRGVKDILILCADALSGIKDAINAAFPNTEYQRCIVHQIRNTLKYVSDKDRKEFARDLKRIYTAPNEKAGYDQMLEVSEKWEKKYPAAMKSWKSNWDVICPFFKYSEELRKIMYTTNTIESLNSSYRRINKSRTVFPGDQSLLKSIYLATVKITSKWTMRYKNWGLILGQLQIMFEGRI from the coding sequence ATGGCAAGAAAAAGGATAATAACACCAGAAAAGAAAGAGCTTATCAGAAATCTCATTTCTGAGTACAACATTACTTCAGCAAAGGATTTGCAGGAAGCATTGAAGGATCTGCTCGGAGATACGATACAAAATATGTTGGAAGCAGAGCTGGATGAACATCTCGGATATGAAAAGTACGAATCAACTGAAGAAGCGAAATCAAATTACCGTAACGGGTACACATCAAAAACATTAAAGTCAAGTGTAGGGCAAGTGGAAATAGATATCCCGCGGGACCGGAATGCAGAATTCGAGCCGAAAATTGTTCCCAGGTATAAAAGGGACATTTCAGAAATTGAAAATAAAATAATAGCAATGTATGCGCGGGGGATGTCTACCAGAGAAATCAACGAGCAGATACAGGAAATCTACGGATTTGAAGTATCTGCCGAGATGGTAAGTAAGATCACTGATAAAATACTACCTGAGATAGAAGAGTGGCAGAAAAGGCCTCTGGGAGAGGTTTATCCGATAGTATTTATTGACGCAATTCATTTTTCAGTAAAAAATGACGGCATTGTTGGGAAGAAGGCCGTATATATTGTGCTGGCGATTGATATAGAAGGGCAGAAAGATGTTATCGGTATTTATGTAGGAGAAAATGAGAGCTCAAAATTCTGGCTGAGTGTCTTAAATGACCTTAAAAACAGGGGTGTTAAAGACATTCTGATTCTCTGTGCTGATGCACTTTCAGGGATAAAGGATGCAATCAATGCGGCTTTTCCGAATACTGAATATCAGAGGTGTATAGTACACCAGATAAGAAACACGCTAAAGTATGTGTCAGATAAAGACCGAAAGGAATTTGCCAGGGACTTGAAACGGATATATACGGCTCCGAATGAGAAGGCAGGGTACGACCAGATGCTTGAGGTTTCAGAGAAATGGGAGAAGAAATACCCGGCAGCTATGAAGAGCTGGAAGAGCAATTGGGATGTTATTTGTCCATTTTTTAAGTATTCGGAGGAACTACGTAAAATCATGTATACGACCAATACTATTGAGAGCCTGAATAGCAGTTATAGAAGGATAAACAAATCAAGGACAGTATTTCCTGGCGACCAGTCACTTTTAAAGAGCATATATTTAGCTACAGTGAAGATTACTTCAAAATGGACGATGCGTTACAAAAACTGGGGTTTGATACTGGGACAGCTACAGATTATGTTCGAAGGGCGTATATAG
- a CDS encoding peptidoglycan D,D-transpeptidase FtsI family protein has protein sequence MDENKKIIQVLVAICFLFFIIVGYLTYIQLFRSRDLMANVYNRRQYKIEENTARGNIYDRNGVLLAYSEANGEVQERIYPYGALYSQVIGYSSKVYGKSQIEAAYNNVLLGIDDLSQVFGMVSGSNYPTRKGNNLYLTIDHKLQALGGELLNGRKGAVVAMDPKTGEVLALASSPNFDPHAKKLEENWQSMIESPDAPFLCRATQGLYAPGSTFKILVTAAAVEKGLESKVFDDNGSVVIDGREIRNSESRAYGKIDLKRALAVSSNVVYAQLGTELGMESFVDITYRAGFEKEIPFDIPTSKSRFPYENMNKIDLAEAAIGQGKVLVSPLHMAMITSAIANEGVMMEPVLVKSITNSEGKTTKELKPVKLGNVMEKSVAEKIKIMMQEVVTSGTGHNAAIKGINVAGKTGTAENELSVKKKAKAHSWFVGFAPAEDPKIAVAVIVEYGGSGGDVAASIARRIMSEYLSN, from the coding sequence ATGGATGAGAATAAAAAGATTATTCAGGTACTGGTTGCAATATGTTTTCTCTTTTTCATTATAGTCGGCTATCTTACGTATATTCAGCTGTTCAGAAGCCGGGATTTAATGGCCAATGTATATAACAGGAGGCAATATAAAATAGAGGAGAATACGGCAAGGGGCAACATATATGACAGGAACGGAGTCTTGCTTGCTTACAGTGAAGCAAACGGTGAGGTGCAGGAGAGAATTTACCCCTATGGGGCACTCTACAGCCAGGTAATCGGTTACAGCTCAAAAGTGTATGGGAAATCGCAGATTGAAGCCGCTTACAATAATGTGCTGCTGGGGATTGACGATTTGAGCCAGGTGTTTGGAATGGTCAGCGGTTCCAACTATCCCACACGGAAGGGAAACAATCTTTATCTGACCATTGACCATAAGCTGCAGGCTCTTGGGGGAGAGCTGCTTAACGGACGAAAGGGAGCCGTGGTGGCCATGGACCCTAAAACGGGGGAAGTTCTTGCTTTGGCAAGCAGTCCGAATTTTGACCCCCACGCGAAAAAACTTGAGGAAAACTGGCAGAGTATGATTGAATCCCCGGATGCTCCTTTTCTTTGCCGTGCCACCCAGGGACTGTATGCCCCGGGTTCTACTTTTAAAATACTGGTTACTGCCGCGGCCGTTGAGAAAGGACTGGAAAGTAAAGTGTTTGATGACAACGGTTCTGTAGTTATTGACGGAAGGGAAATAAGAAACTCGGAAAGCAGAGCATACGGCAAGATTGATTTGAAGAGGGCCCTTGCGGTGTCAAGCAATGTGGTGTACGCCCAGCTGGGGACGGAGCTTGGCATGGAAAGCTTTGTGGATATAACATACCGTGCCGGATTTGAGAAGGAAATTCCTTTTGACATTCCGACGAGCAAAAGCCGTTTTCCTTATGAAAACATGAATAAAATCGATTTGGCCGAAGCGGCTATAGGCCAGGGCAAGGTATTGGTAAGTCCCCTTCACATGGCAATGATTACATCGGCTATTGCCAACGAAGGTGTCATGATGGAGCCGGTACTGGTTAAAAGCATTACAAATTCCGAGGGCAAAACGACTAAAGAGCTAAAACCTGTGAAGCTTGGCAATGTAATGGAGAAAAGTGTCGCTGAGAAAATTAAAATAATGATGCAGGAGGTTGTGACTTCCGGTACCGGGCATAATGCGGCGATTAAAGGAATTAATGTTGCCGGCAAGACCGGAACGGCGGAAAACGAGCTGTCGGTTAAAAAGAAGGCAAAGGCACATTCGTGGTTTGTAGGTTTTGCGCCGGCTGAAGACCCCAAAATTGCTGTGGCTGTCATCGTTGAGTACGGAGGTTCCGGCGGTGATGTTGCGGCTTCCATTGCAAGGAGGATAATGAGCGAATACCTTTCCAATTAA
- a CDS encoding tetratricopeptide repeat protein: MKTTLKSIIIIFIILFSLSLLTSISYADSAMQYFSEGNSLFEAGKIEEAIQSYNKAIELNPNLAEIHYNKGVALFNLKKYNEAIESYNRSIELAPNFKEAYLNKSICLLVVSKFEEALETVNKFIEMSPNEPNGYTVKGSILIMIEKYEEALEVSNKVIAMNPNNQSVLSVAYSNKGYALVWLKKPKEALEACNKSLELSGDNLDAHIAISLAHSSLGNYEEAVNWCDKAIKIDPNAVEPYINKSNYLVNLGKSKEALECCSKASELNVPQNPVYESIILTNKSAALIFENNYEEALAAAEKAIELDPKNALAYVNKANALNMAGSYDEALSFSDKAIEIDPDCGEAYGAKGSALFYLGRFDESIETCKKAIELSPENIILCVQAYTNIGSSLSEKGMYEEALKNLDKALELPSKNAKAISIAYSNKAYALIGLEKFEDALECANKAIEADPSNVMGYSNKSSVLMRLSRYKEALECCDEAIKLNIADYAVYNNKGLALESQGKLGKALEAFNKSLELNPDYKNAQDNIQRVSTKLTIRRVLLIFGIFAFVTAITIATVIFIVLRKRKTTVQSINPPMPEPFLNYDELNQK; encoded by the coding sequence ATGAAAACCACATTAAAATCAATTATCATAATTTTTATTATCCTATTCTCCCTTTCTTTACTGACTTCCATATCCTATGCTGACTCAGCCATGCAATATTTTAGCGAAGGAAACTCTTTATTCGAAGCCGGAAAAATTGAGGAAGCAATACAAAGTTACAACAAAGCTATTGAGCTCAATCCCAACCTTGCCGAAATTCACTATAATAAAGGGGTTGCTCTGTTCAATCTGAAAAAATACAATGAAGCAATTGAATCCTACAACCGTTCAATTGAATTAGCGCCCAACTTTAAGGAAGCTTATCTAAACAAATCAATATGTCTGCTGGTTGTCAGCAAATTTGAAGAAGCTCTCGAAACCGTCAACAAATTCATTGAGATGTCCCCCAACGAACCTAACGGATACACAGTAAAAGGTTCCATCCTGATAATGATTGAAAAGTATGAAGAAGCTCTGGAAGTATCCAATAAAGTAATTGCCATGAATCCTAATAACCAATCTGTGCTTTCCGTCGCATATTCCAATAAAGGTTATGCTTTAGTGTGGCTCAAAAAACCCAAAGAAGCCTTGGAAGCATGTAACAAATCTCTTGAGCTTTCCGGCGACAATCTTGACGCACACATAGCCATAAGCTTGGCACATTCTTCTTTAGGTAACTATGAAGAAGCGGTTAATTGGTGTGACAAAGCCATTAAAATCGATCCCAATGCAGTTGAGCCATACATTAATAAATCCAACTATCTTGTAAATTTAGGAAAATCCAAAGAAGCGCTTGAATGCTGTAGCAAAGCATCAGAATTAAACGTTCCTCAAAATCCTGTTTATGAATCAATCATTCTCACGAATAAATCAGCGGCGCTAATTTTTGAAAATAATTACGAAGAAGCCCTTGCGGCAGCTGAAAAAGCCATAGAGTTAGATCCTAAAAATGCTCTTGCGTATGTCAACAAAGCCAATGCACTAAACATGGCGGGTAGTTATGATGAAGCTCTTTCATTCAGCGACAAGGCAATCGAAATTGATCCAGATTGTGGTGAAGCCTATGGCGCAAAAGGAAGTGCACTATTCTATCTTGGCAGATTTGATGAATCAATAGAGACATGCAAAAAGGCCATTGAATTAAGTCCTGAGAACATTATCCTTTGTGTTCAGGCATATACCAATATAGGAAGTTCTTTGTCTGAAAAAGGAATGTACGAAGAAGCTCTGAAAAATCTTGATAAAGCTCTTGAGTTGCCGTCAAAAAATGCTAAAGCCATCTCTATTGCCTACTCAAACAAAGCCTATGCACTGATTGGTCTTGAAAAATTTGAAGACGCTCTGGAATGCGCAAACAAGGCTATTGAAGCTGACCCCAGCAATGTCATGGGATATTCCAACAAAAGCTCCGTTTTGATGAGACTTTCCAGATACAAGGAAGCTCTTGAATGCTGTGATGAGGCTATCAAGCTAAATATAGCCGATTATGCCGTCTATAATAACAAAGGACTCGCTTTGGAAAGTCAGGGCAAACTTGGCAAAGCATTGGAAGCGTTCAACAAAAGTCTTGAACTCAATCCTGACTATAAAAATGCCCAAGACAACATCCAAAGAGTCTCAACAAAACTTACTATAAGAAGAGTCTTACTCATTTTTGGTATATTTGCATTTGTTACGGCAATAACTATAGCCACCGTAATTTTCATTGTTTTAAGAAAAAGAAAAACCACAGTACAAAGCATCAATCCGCCCATGCCCGAACCGTTTCTCAACTACGATGAACTGAATCAAAAATAA
- a CDS encoding FtsW/RodA/SpoVE family cell cycle protein yields the protein MRGAITYRWPLSLIAVFNIIGYLFLFFSDSPYNPMTLAVGAAATLIICIACFVIIKKDYGDEYLILIVSMLLSFGLMMIYRLDENLGIKQLIWVAIGFVMFFVFYHVYIKVYKWDRFAYIYISLSAVLYLVTLILGKNINGAVNWIVIGGFSFQPAELCKILFVFFLASYFKNPDNLFLGERIRDERLRVLSNRALLMLVAYCNIGFLVLQRELGTALLLYITFLVVVYVFCKDLKMFLLNSAFIVPGAILGYFKFYHLRVRIDAWINPWADITDKGYQIAQSLFAIASGGFFGTGIGMGRPDMVPAVSTDFIFSAICEEMGIFGGVAVVLLCMLFTYRGIKIVLGLRDRFKKVLALGIVTMIGLQTFIIIGGVIKLIPLTGITLPFISYGGSSLVASFIALGILQAVSNPRFDRIGGEADG from the coding sequence ATGCGCGGAGCAATAACATACCGCTGGCCTTTGAGCTTGATAGCGGTGTTTAATATTATCGGATATTTGTTTCTGTTTTTCAGTGACAGTCCTTATAACCCGATGACTTTGGCGGTGGGGGCAGCTGCAACTTTAATCATATGTATTGCCTGCTTTGTAATTATTAAAAAGGATTACGGTGATGAATATCTTATCTTGATTGTATCCATGCTTTTGAGTTTTGGACTGATGATGATTTACCGCCTTGACGAAAACCTGGGGATTAAACAGTTGATATGGGTGGCAATAGGGTTTGTAATGTTTTTTGTTTTTTACCATGTGTATATTAAAGTTTACAAATGGGACAGATTTGCCTATATATACATATCTCTTTCTGCTGTTTTGTACCTTGTTACATTGATTTTGGGAAAGAATATAAACGGTGCGGTAAACTGGATAGTAATCGGCGGTTTTTCATTTCAACCGGCGGAACTGTGCAAGATTTTGTTTGTTTTTTTCCTGGCCTCATATTTTAAAAATCCGGACAATTTGTTTCTGGGAGAACGCATACGGGATGAGAGGCTTAGAGTGCTTTCAAACAGAGCGCTTTTGATGCTTGTTGCTTATTGCAACATTGGTTTTCTTGTCCTTCAGAGGGAGCTTGGGACTGCTCTTTTGTTGTACATCACATTTCTTGTTGTTGTCTATGTTTTTTGCAAGGATTTAAAAATGTTTTTGTTAAATTCCGCTTTTATAGTTCCCGGTGCAATTTTGGGGTATTTTAAGTTTTATCACCTAAGGGTTAGAATTGATGCATGGATAAATCCCTGGGCGGATATTACGGATAAGGGCTACCAGATAGCCCAGTCGTTGTTTGCCATTGCGTCCGGAGGATTCTTTGGCACGGGAATAGGCATGGGCAGACCCGACATGGTGCCGGCCGTGAGTACCGATTTTATTTTTTCTGCAATATGTGAAGAGATGGGGATTTTCGGCGGAGTTGCAGTGGTTTTGTTGTGCATGCTGTTTACCTACAGGGGAATTAAAATAGTGCTTGGCTTGAGGGACAGGTTTAAAAAGGTGTTGGCATTGGGAATCGTAACGATGATTGGGCTCCAGACCTTTATTATCATCGGCGGAGTAATAAAGCTTATTCCCCTGACAGGAATAACCCTTCCCTTTATAAGTTACGGGGGGAGCTCCCTTGTAGCGAGCTTTATTGCCTTAGGAATTCTTCAGGCGGTATCCAATCCACGATTTGACAGAATTGGCGGTGAGGCTGATGGATGA
- a CDS encoding fibronectin type III domain-containing protein: MNKWEIIKKTVSVCLLLSITFSIFINSDVVLALSQKVENINFGENINFYGVVQDSAIRLVTPTVGVEPTPIGSLTPAVTETPLATPTQETLPSPSPSEFSTPTPSFTPDASPESTSTPFPSPLPFPMPDSTSTPTPDPDSTSTPTPTPTPIPTPSVSPSPSDTEAPSRPECLVTTDRTDTMISLSWSASTDNVGVKGYYIYRDGVKLDVSVTEPCFTDEGLTENTTYRYYVTAYDEAGNESERSTELVVMTLANNITGLNAVVNVDGSILVSWNQVARAAAYELMIDEYESVCIYDTSYLHTGLLPNTRHTYRVRVRYAGNDYGAWSEKKVVFSFPGKPLDVGADIIDDNSVRIFWNQVQGISKYNVYRDGELIAAEVKAVEFTDTGLTAGRDYEYEVRAVSGDSESVENQRVIVNTGTGSISANTVLNENRVYKSFNLKSRIINLNGYRFKVEGDLVQSGGTLDVNGGRLEVTGNYTISGSSYLEMTEEEDYVLVRGDFETRSDNNHENKLTAGTLEVKGNFTRKAGVSANFKASGTHRVVLSGEKQQTIDFSSTNIQQFNILENKNTSGKELIFKNSYNAKIFINNTSGLSPMTVEYHDWNLTGNEVINGDLYIKGKTLNLAGKTLKVNGNLIQTGGYIGCKWRKIRGRGKLHNKRVFIFEDDGR, from the coding sequence TTGAATAAGTGGGAAATTATCAAGAAAACAGTCTCAGTTTGTCTTTTATTATCCATAACGTTTTCAATTTTTATTAATTCGGATGTTGTTTTGGCATTAAGTCAAAAAGTAGAGAATATAAATTTTGGAGAGAATATAAATTTCTATGGAGTAGTACAAGATTCAGCAATTAGATTGGTTACACCTACCGTGGGTGTTGAACCGACCCCTATTGGGAGCTTGACGCCGGCAGTCACAGAAACACCTTTGGCAACACCTACTCAAGAGACGTTGCCGTCACCGTCTCCATCAGAGTTTTCTACTCCTACGCCATCATTTACTCCTGATGCATCACCGGAATCTACTTCTACGCCATTTCCGTCGCCGTTACCATTCCCTATGCCGGATTCAACTTCTACTCCAACACCGGATCCGGATTCAACTTCGACGCCAACGCCAACTCCGACCCCAATTCCGACTCCGTCAGTTTCACCTTCACCATCGGATACGGAGGCACCGTCAAGACCGGAATGTTTAGTTACTACGGACAGAACTGACACAATGATTTCTTTGTCGTGGAGTGCTTCAACTGACAATGTTGGAGTAAAGGGTTACTATATATACAGAGACGGAGTAAAACTGGATGTTAGTGTGACAGAACCATGTTTTACTGATGAAGGGTTAACAGAGAACACCACATACAGATATTATGTAACAGCTTACGATGAAGCGGGCAATGAATCGGAAAGAAGTACGGAACTTGTAGTTATGACCCTTGCTAATAATATTACGGGGCTGAATGCTGTTGTAAATGTGGATGGAAGTATATTGGTTTCGTGGAATCAAGTTGCAAGAGCCGCGGCATATGAATTAATGATAGATGAATATGAATCCGTATGTATCTATGATACAAGTTATTTGCATACAGGTCTTCTGCCGAATACGCGTCATACATACAGAGTCAGGGTTAGATATGCCGGTAACGACTATGGGGCATGGAGCGAGAAAAAGGTAGTTTTCAGCTTTCCGGGCAAACCCTTGGATGTGGGTGCTGATATAATTGATGATAATTCTGTGAGGATATTCTGGAACCAAGTTCAGGGGATAAGTAAGTATAACGTGTATAGAGACGGTGAGTTGATAGCTGCTGAAGTCAAAGCGGTTGAGTTTACGGATACGGGTTTGACTGCAGGTAGAGATTATGAATATGAGGTAAGAGCAGTTTCAGGGGACAGTGAGTCTGTAGAAAACCAAAGGGTAATTGTTAATACCGGGACAGGAAGTATATCTGCAAATACGGTGTTGAATGAAAATAGGGTATATAAGAGTTTTAATTTGAAAAGCAGGATTATTAATTTGAATGGTTATAGGTTTAAAGTTGAGGGGGATCTTGTACAGTCCGGAGGGACATTGGATGTAAACGGAGGAAGGTTGGAGGTAACAGGAAACTATACAATAAGTGGGTCCTCATATTTGGAGATGACGGAAGAGGAAGATTATGTATTAGTAAGAGGGGATTTTGAGACAAGAAGCGATAATAATCACGAAAACAAGTTGACAGCAGGTACATTAGAGGTGAAAGGGAATTTTACGAGGAAGGCTGGTGTGAGTGCTAATTTTAAAGCAAGTGGAACCCATAGGGTTGTATTAAGTGGAGAAAAGCAGCAGACAATAGACTTTTCGAGCACGAATATACAACAATTTAACATATTAGAGAATAAAAATACATCAGGGAAAGAGTTAATATTTAAAAATTCATATAATGCGAAGATATTTATAAACAACACATCAGGTTTATCACCGATGACAGTAGAGTATCATGATTGGAATTTGACAGGTAACGAAGTGATAAATGGAGACTTGTATATAAAGGGTAAAACATTAAATCTTGCAGGAAAAACATTAAAAGTAAATGGGAACTTAATCCAGACCGGGGGGTACATTGGATGTAAATGGAGGAAGATTAGAGGTAGAGGGAAACTACACAATAAGCGGGTCTTCATATTTGAAGATGACGGAAGATGA
- the radC gene encoding RadC family protein, with amino-acid sequence MRKISEMPKFERPREKLLERGVGYLSDLELLAVLIGNGTKDCSVMNVAGKVLKLLDKGCDRVSARVLQEIEGVGPAKSAVIAAALEFARRRIRPEGIKITSACDILPLISYLANRKQEHFVCVSLNGASEVIATRVVSVGLVNNVQVHPREVFADPITDRATAVIVAHNHPSGSVAPSQEDIEVTKRLKDAGNTLGIKLIDHIIFSRKGYFSFLENGQMPD; translated from the coding sequence ATGAGGAAAATCAGTGAAATGCCCAAGTTTGAAAGACCAAGGGAAAAGCTTCTGGAAAGGGGAGTTGGATATCTTTCGGACTTGGAATTGCTTGCAGTTTTAATTGGAAACGGTACAAAAGATTGCAGTGTGATGAATGTTGCCGGAAAGGTACTAAAGCTTTTGGACAAAGGCTGTGACAGGGTGAGTGCCAGGGTGCTTCAGGAAATCGAGGGGGTCGGTCCGGCAAAATCAGCGGTTATTGCCGCGGCTCTTGAGTTTGCGAGGCGCAGAATAAGACCGGAGGGAATAAAAATAACTTCTGCTTGTGATATATTGCCTTTGATTTCATACTTGGCAAACCGCAAACAGGAACATTTTGTTTGTGTCTCATTAAACGGCGCCAGTGAAGTTATTGCCACAAGGGTGGTGTCGGTTGGACTGGTTAACAATGTGCAGGTGCATCCAAGGGAGGTATTTGCCGACCCTATAACTGACAGGGCAACAGCGGTCATAGTGGCTCATAATCACCCGTCGGGTTCTGTTGCTCCGAGTCAGGAGGATATAGAGGTGACAAAGCGTCTTAAAGATGCCGGCAACACTCTGGGGATAAAGCTTATAGATCATATAATTTTCAGCCGCAAGGGTTATTTCAGCTTCCTTGAAAACGGGCAGATGCCTGATTAA